TATGTATTACCTACCACCCAACCAAACTATTTAAAGAACCAATTATATAAGAACAAGGAATtaataaaattaccatttttggCATTTCAGAAGGATCATATAACCAGCCTAACCTAAAACAAGAGATCAATATGATAAATGAATGATAATCGAAAGCAAATCATCCTTTTTGTGCCTATAATTGCATCGCAATAACCGATGCTGTAATATggacaaaacaaaaatcatcaATTATAACATCCTGGAAAAAATATTTCCTCCAATGTCTCCTGAATGAATTTCCATGTAGTATGCTGTAGAATGGCAAGGCTCACATTGATTCCATCTTTCTTAGGGATAGTCCTCTGATTTTTTTCAGGAAAACAACCCCAAACCACCAATATGTGAACCATGAGGCCAAACAATATATCCAAAATCATAGGATATCATGCCAAACAACCAGACCAAGTAACAGAGAACAGCAAGCAATGGAAAAATAGATAGCTGTTCTTTCTGATGGAAACATACAGATACAGGAAAATTTAAAGGAATGGACAAAAACATTGACCTTCAGGAACACTCTTGACACCTCAAATAACCTTAGAGAAAAAATAAGGGATTTACTGATCATAAACCTGGGATAGAAAATTAATGCTAAGTAGCAGCCAGTTGTCTCAAGATACCAACCAGCATTTTGAGTCCTGGCCGGAGTCCTTTTTATATCAGCCATTAAACTTTGAACCAGGAACAAAAACAGCTCAGTTTATCATTTAGTTGTTATTATAAGTTCCCAAAAATATTACGAATAAGCAACTGTGTTTCCAATGGAACTTTGAACAGCCACATCAACTAGAACAAAgagcatgtgtgtgtgtgtgtgtgtgtataaagACAATCAAAAGAGGTAACAATCATAACGACCCAAAATGCACcaatatatcaattttataaCTTGTCTCAATCAAGGAAAAAACTGAGTGCATTTACTTGATATAATAAAGGCACATATCACCAAGAAAAAGAAGGTTAAAAAATTACACACCTCATAAGCTTTCATTGAGTGATCAGCAgcctctttcttttcatttccagTCTTGAATTCTGCAAGATATCGGTAATAATCTCCTTTCCTGCAGCCATCAGTATTTCAATAACCTGAAAATGCCCGCCTCTAAGTGCAAGAATTATAAGCTTAGGTTCATAAAAATTATAGCCCCACATCTTATGGTAAAACACAGTTGATTCGCCGGCAGCAGCTGAAGGAATAATATGCTCATCAACCACTGTCATTATGTCATTGCAAATCTCAGTTAGCTCTGATTCAACCTTTTGTCTGTACTCTTTGATTCGCTTCACGTTTATTTCATTTCCTCTTGCCTCTTCCTTCTGCTCTATTGATGATAGGATCCTCCATGATGCTCTACGAGCACCTATAACATTCTTGTATCCAACAGAGAGCAAGTTCCTCTCTTCAACTGTCAACTCAACATCAAGGTTTGCAACCTTCTTCATTGCATCCACCATCTCTGTTGAGAATTATAAACGAAAAGCACGGAAAATAATGGAGCCTTTCATTTTTCATGAGTAAACAACTGCTAAACTGATTTACGTCACAGAAAGGCTAATAAAACCTTAAAATTATGCATAAAGCAAATTTTCCCCACCGATTATAAATCTTGATGAATTCAACAATAGAAAAgtcaaaaagataaataaacaaTACGTGTACACACTTAACAAGTAGATCCAGCCATTACGAAACCCAGAAAATATTGAGATCCCCATTCAAAATACTTCACTTATGCCCTGCTTTGTTTCAATGAGAAATTTTTGTGGAAAATAGAACACATAAGTACTATAACTGCCACTGATTAATTTccatgaggttttttttttttttttttttttttttaacaaggaaaaattacaaaagaataGCTGCTCATATTATTCTAAGAAAAGTATAACAGCCACGATTTCTTCGCcttcatcttaaaaaaaaaatatgttcccAAAACAAACTCAACCTTATTTTCTAATAGACAAACGGAGGCTTTgcgaaattaaattaaagaaaaggtACACTGAGATCTCCAACTGAATacacagagagacagagacagagagacagagatgcGGTGACCAATATCAAACTTCACGGATTACTTTACGAAAAGCCTAGCAGAAATTCACACATATATACTTACGTAAATAAATAGGGGCACAGACAtattcagagagagagatagagagagaaaccCTGACCATCGTAGCGCTCGGCCTGCTCGGCGAGCTTAGCGATGTAGACGAAGTTGTCGCGGGAAGCCATGGCCGATCGCTCGGAGATCACAGGGATTTGCAAATTGCAGTGAAGACTTTAATTTGTGTCCCACCTAAGACCCAAGCCCCGGGGTTGTTGTAGTCGATTGGAAGTAtatttgactttttatttttattttttcttagctTCGTAcgatttttttcccctcttcttCTCGATttaattagaaatgaaaaagatgagAGGAGATTAatttagataaatataaaaattaaataaaatattattaaaatattattttttaatattattattattattttaaaatttaaaaaaattgaattagaatttaaaaagaattatttattatattttgtatgagaatttgataaaattataataattagatgctTTTCGAATCCAAACAAGACcaaatttatcttatcttatctcatcattataaaatttaaactcctaaataaaatataataaacagttcgatttttctaaatctcaaaataaaaatatattttaacaatatttttattcaactttcatatcatattatctcatctcaactcactatccaaaccaagcagattaaattttcattctttaatttatttcattttagttaTAGGCTTATAACTCAAGTCACATGGCAATATGTGACACAATTCATAAACAATTGGAACACTATAGAAAAGTAGTAGTTTAAGTTTAAATAAATAGGTTCAAGTCAAAATAAATTGATTTGTTAAGACAAGATTAATAAACATGTCACCTCGCTTAATCCAAAATCATTCCACAATAATCCGCataaattttactttaaaattataatttattaatattgaactataatattgatatttctcaattaaaaatgCTAGTTTGTCCCTAGTTTTGTTTCTAGCTTTGAttgctaatatattttaattttttttctttattttttatgtttaaacaAGTTATTATTAGtgtattgtatatatatttaaaatatttaaatgtttaaaaaatattttttaaaaagtacaaTTGCACTAGGGGGTACACCCAACTGTTGGGCAGCATAGTAGCAAAATCCATtctcaatatacttatatttttgttattgaaattataaatttgaacctatgttcatattttttattgttggatttccAATATTCGTTTTATTATAGGTTAAGATTTGAGAAATATTGACTTTTTTGTTAGTAcgtagtctttttttttttttatggaaatatgcttcattgtATTCATtaataaacgaagttacaactgtgacttatcaatacaggataACCAGattataagtcaactaacgcaactgttcaggagcttccccgttaataaatttttttgtgacggATATTGTCTAAACTTATATATCTACTCTCTTGGcagcagtcaaaagagaaagttCTTTATTAAAACAGAGATAAAACGACCTTTTTTTCCAAAGAAGAGAAGTACACCCATGCTCCGTCCTCCCAAGaaggaggagtacaaccacactctctcctcccaaggaggaagagtaccaaAGCCTaacttcctccaaaagaggaataGGACAAACACCCACCCTCCTTTAAAAAAAGGAGTGGGACACtagtctatttttttatttataaaagctaCAAATCAAATGCAAATATAGAAACACAAAAACAGGAATGGGCTGTAAAAACAAAAGGCCTAGCCTAAGCCAAAGACCCAGCTTGCGCGTGGGGGCCCAACCTGTTACAAAAGGAGGCGCCTAAACTAGGTTACACGTGGGCCGGACTAGGGTTTCTTCTCTAATACCCGCCGCccccttcttccttctttgtTACTGTGCAGCATAAACTGCTGCACTGCCGACCAACACCACAAGGCACGGGAAGCACCGCGATGCCCAGATAAGCCCGTCAAACCGTCGGCCAAAACCagatagaaagaaagccaaCAGCCCATGACTCTGCAGcttgtgacaccccgtttttacgtgtattttcactgaagggttgtttttaatttaattaatatattagtttattcattttaaattaatgtgttttaaattggttttcaatttatttgatgttgtgtttattttatttagtcgttttacggtttttaaaatcgttttcggcggatcagttttggtttccggagtgaggattgaacctcatttcttttccctcatcttttctttttcttttctctttttcctttttctttttccttttccttctttttctttctttttcttttttttcttcttctttcttcttcctcctctcccgcgtacgctcaTCAGcccattttctctcatttcgtcgccgcccctttgaccggccggttctccgccgtccggccaccgtttgatgcaccgtcaccaccattctcttccccttccaccatagatcatccccaccaattttcagagccatcggaccagccgtttgctttcgagagccgccggaagtggctacacctgctctgtttttgcccctgtcgccggaactgttttctgcccagaccgccgccgtccggccaccatttggctcgccgccggtctcgttcgaaccccctccctccggcgcaccttcccaccaaatatctcccccatccggccggccgtttggccggaagagccatttctttccccacggattttactccgatccgccgccgtctctccacctccggccaccatttcttcaccacttcatcaccgactccttgccgtcctaacccacctatttccggcctccaacgaccaccggaacagctcctacgagcttgctttccgatttgagttttccggcctatttccggcgttttcgccgccacccacggccaaccaccacttccaatagcttcacaatcatccctaaaccattccctatcaatcctaagccctggtttgtccccgttcaaaaatgggtaatttattacccacggacacagtgtaaattacactgttacgttgcttttcctccgccgtttgcaacgccgcgagctttctaaaaataccgtatagcgcagtaagtattttccaaaccctattttcagattttaatatatattgctcatttaattatttactgttgttggttgttgtttccggactgagtccgaggagttcgggggtcggatggatggaggacggagttgtctgtttaattgattatgttggttggttattttattatgcattgatttggcatttcatggtgcatgcacgtgtgtttgtggatttatgtgaaaagtctgtgtattggcgtgagtggttttacgggtgcgtgtgtatcacgagcccaagccgggatgggttattatctcggtggagctcctctggtcactcgggagcggaataaactgagtgatgtcccctgagttgtcgagagagatgacgggagcggggctaggggatgcttggctacgaacgcgccgggcgcggaaccgggcatcgccctactcaccgactccgtggcccttcgctggcgagggctagaggatgcttggctacgcacgcgcggggcgcggaactgggcatcgcttgttaggtgtcacatgcgtggtggtactctgcggtgtgacactggagccagggtgtgcggatgacccctaggggaggtcatggtgcatacggttaaaattggataatggtttgtgaggtcaaatgggacttttggcgtgggccagatggacttctggcgagatattgggccggatggacttccggcgagatattgggccaaatggacttttggcgtgtttttcggaaaggatatgtttttgggccaaatgggttttggcgtgtgtggaaaattggtgtttttgggctttgtgcatcaggcatgtttcatgcatcttgtttgagttatatgtgtttttatctggtagtgtttgggttttgcttacctgcggaaccatttgtggttccgtagcttttggtgcaggagttgaggatgaggaggaagaggctgagcccgaggatgcggctccgccgggttgctgatgctatctttatatttgtttaaatctgtagtcgtgttttgtaatatttatctatgtacgttttaaacagcttgtattacgttaagaaaaattctggtacttagttatgactttctttatccgctgcgagtttctctgtacacatctgttgccttgcacacactcggcacccgacgatgggatggtgacccgggttgtcaccatccggacgtctcaatttccccgtgttcgggcgtggggattttgggggcgtcacaggtggtatcagagcggtttggctctgggtaaaaccacatgtcccgtaggtagtaccagaatgtttttaaaggttgtgttt
This is a stretch of genomic DNA from Carya illinoinensis cultivar Pawnee chromosome 3, C.illinoinensisPawnee_v1, whole genome shotgun sequence. It encodes these proteins:
- the LOC122304105 gene encoding 14-3-3-like protein D; this translates as MASRDNFVYIAKLAEQAERYDEMVDAMKKVANLDVELTVEERNLLSVGYKNVIGARRASWRILSSIEQKEEARGNEINVKRIKEYRQKVESELTEICNDIMTVVDEHIIPSAAAGESTVFYHKMKGDYYRYLAEFKTGNEKKEAADHSMKAYETATTAAEGDLPPTHPIRLGLALNFSVFYYEIMNSPERACHLAKLAFDEAISELDTLSEESYKDSTLIMQLLRDNLTLWTSDLPEDGATEDTQRVNGTTKVGGVENAE